A single genomic interval of Lewinellaceae bacterium harbors:
- a CDS encoding helix-turn-helix transcriptional regulator gives MSKPVSFQVPPSTSTTFRFQEDHDTLFYNRFHSHPEVQFSYIVSSHGMASIGYRAVSFQPGDLFVLGTKVPHVFRNDQPGPAAHALSILFLPEALGRSFYELPETSSLNKLWKDSERGIKIAAFEYKALMESFRQAAGLPRMILLLELADRVANHPRKTVILPTLSAPTNSGDQERMQAVYQYIAENFQRPVRLDEVADIAAMSPTAFCRYFKSRTRYSLIQYLNTYRIEVASKRLAERDLPVSQVAESCGFRNLANFNRQFRAITGKTPQGYRKSLRNSASTR, from the coding sequence ATGAGTAAACCGGTTTCTTTTCAGGTCCCACCTTCCACCTCGACCACTTTTCGTTTCCAGGAAGACCATGATACCCTGTTTTACAACAGATTTCACAGCCACCCTGAAGTTCAGTTTTCTTACATCGTATCCAGTCATGGTATGGCGTCCATTGGCTACCGCGCCGTCAGTTTTCAACCGGGGGATCTATTTGTACTAGGAACCAAGGTGCCGCATGTTTTCCGCAATGATCAGCCAGGTCCTGCGGCTCATGCATTATCCATCCTTTTCCTTCCGGAAGCCCTGGGCCGCTCATTTTATGAGTTGCCGGAAACAAGTTCACTGAATAAACTGTGGAAGGATTCGGAAAGGGGAATTAAGATTGCAGCTTTTGAGTACAAAGCACTGATGGAATCGTTTCGGCAGGCTGCCGGCTTACCCCGGATGATCCTGTTGCTCGAGCTGGCTGACCGGGTAGCCAACCATCCCCGGAAAACTGTGATTTTGCCTACCCTTTCAGCGCCTACCAATTCTGGTGACCAGGAGCGGATGCAAGCGGTTTATCAGTACATCGCTGAAAATTTTCAAAGGCCGGTACGTCTGGATGAGGTGGCCGATATTGCCGCTATGAGTCCAACGGCTTTTTGCCGTTATTTTAAATCAAGGACCCGGTATTCTCTAATCCAATATTTGAATACATACCGGATCGAGGTTGCCAGCAAACGTTTGGCTGAGCGCGACCTTCCGGTTTCCCAGGTGGCCGAATCTTGCGGGTTTCGCAATCTGGCTAATTTTAACCGTCA